One genomic segment of Carassius auratus strain Wakin chromosome 29, ASM336829v1, whole genome shotgun sequence includes these proteins:
- the LOC113047912 gene encoding pleckstrin homology domain-containing family A member 5-like isoform X3, with translation MAAVLNPEWLSCLPSLWSYGVTRDGRVFFINEEGKSTTWLHPVTGEAVITGHRKTPDLPTGWEEGYTFEGARCFIK, from the exons ATGGCGGCGGTCCTCAACCCGGAGTGGCTGTCTTGCCTGCCTTCTTTATGGAGTTACGGCGTGACCCGGGACGGACGCGTCTTCTTTATCAA TGAAGAAGGGAAGAGCACAACCTGGCTGCATCCAGTCACGGGAGAAGCCGTCATTACAGGGCACAGAAAAACTCCAG ATTTACCCACCGGATGGGAAGAAGGATACACGTTTGAAGGAGCCCGTTGCTTTATCAA